The genomic window AAAGGGTTATTGTCCAAGTGGGTGTAGTCATTCTGCGTACTGGAGTTACCAGCTCCGTGTATCATGTCTGCGAAGGTCTCCCAGATGATACCGTCTTCAGAACGCTCCAAAGTAAAGTGTGAATTATTGATCTCAGATGCAGTAGACCAAGTCAATTCCACCGAACCATTGCCTTTACATTCAGCATTGAAGGAGAGCAGGTCGATCGGAAGCGGGTTGGTCGAACTGGAAATGGTCCATGAGCGGAAGAAGTCCGCATCGCTGATGATAGGGACGGTCGAGATGAAGTTTCCAGGTGCATTGGGTACCACCAATCCCGTCAGGTTGAGATCCAACCAGCGGTCTGAAGTATTGTTGTAGCGCTGGATGATCATGTTCGTCTCCACCATTGTTCCTTCTAGTTCATCTTCATCATAGAACAGGGTAAGCACCATAGAAGGTTTGGTGGTATAGTTAACGGCATCAATGATCCAAAAACGATCCATTGCAAATAACTCTCCGCCAGGCGCACCACTCGGATGCTGATTCATGTGATTCACATCAGAGGGAGCATTGGCCACTACGTCATCGTGATGGTATGTAGAGAATTCGATGCTTCCACTTCCAGCCGCACCACCAGAAATAACAACATTAGGTGCAACATAATCCAATCCTCCTCCGGTAGGACTTACAAAGGGAACAGTGTAGGTACCCGTAGAGTTATCAATATTCCATTTGACGATATGATACTCATCTTCGGATAGGATGGCAGGACCACCTGGAGCTCCTCCATCGGTCAACGCATTCGAATCCGGATTGTCGATGACGAGATACACTGGATTGGCTGAAGAGCCATTTGCAAACGACAGTCCGATATTCCCTTCAAAGATCATACGAGCTTGAGAATAACCAGAAATCGAGAGTAATGCTGTGAGGACGAGGGTAAAGAATGTCTTCATGAACGCGGTTTTATTCTCAATTATCCTTGGGACCTCTATGCTTTGACGCTCTAAGCAAGTCTATGACTATCAGCTTAATATAGACATCCCTCTACACAAATCTAACACCTTTTCAGTTACTTGACGTACTTTTTACCATAAGGTTGCCTGTGCATAACATCCAATGATTATCTCGGACCTGTATTTTCGGAGCCGTGATCCTACGCTCCATATCTCCTCAATTACATCTTCATTCGAATGGCCACGGCCCAGATATCCACGCCTTTGGAGCGGTCGATCTGCTAGAAGTACATGATCCTATCGGGGCCTGGGATAGCGCACGGGAATTCATCAGAAAGAACGAA from Flavobacteriales bacterium includes these protein-coding regions:
- a CDS encoding T9SS type A sorting domain-containing protein — protein: MKTFFTLVLTALLSISGYSQARMIFEGNIGLSFANGSSANPVYLVIDNPDSNALTDGGAPGGPAILSEDEYHIVKWNIDNSTGTYTVPFVSPTGGGLDYVAPNVVISGGAAGSGSIEFSTYHHDDVVANAPSDVNHMNQHPSGAPGGELFAMDRFWIIDAVNYTTKPSMVLTLFYDEDELEGTMVETNMIIQRYNNTSDRWLDLNLTGLVVPNAPGNFISTVPIISDADFFRSWTISSSTNPLPIDLLSFNAECKGNGSVELTWSTASEINNSHFTLERSEDGIIWETFADMIHGAGNSSTQNDYTHLDNNPFRGLTYYRLTQTDFDGTSETFDPIVNDCDGVGFEIISALSPEGSDQIQLVVSAARDEAFDIEVMDMSGKSVLWTSNVAMFEGLNYLRLDKSDLGYGIYIIKLQSQNELMTRKIFLN